The Acropora muricata isolate sample 2 chromosome 5, ASM3666990v1, whole genome shotgun sequence genome includes a window with the following:
- the LOC136916401 gene encoding coiled-coil domain-containing protein 158-like isoform X5 yields the protein MEHKEKNLFTSFTSQKGGNPVQSTFSRTQYGSGTGVGNVRAVSSGFSDPPFQSAGLRETNAQMDDLKRKLKMTTELCAKQDAYYRGVVSDLENQIKESIAGRDHVLAIRESESSGQLRLIHQLEAGLRNQQQVIDTKDESLSSMQTNIKQLEEDLAAHKSFLDKVRRIVSEEDRKRFRSSLVTSALESTATVRHIGDALVELIQKCFFDDDKEKKTLRSSLDQVEDEFKRSRELSEIKHEKVQEEHKARMSKLEEEHNQALELTANRAALVKKELESLQQETAKMKETHKCIVSTMEDKTRNLELELEKAGKTNYETTVTLEAKCKELEYSVRDLKSDLQRAKDEEQSLYSRLSQEQATVLTLNEKVRNTEKLRHEAEEKADDLSKKLTSLKEKYNVETQTLHESIVEKEKLIKEIREEAIRLRGCEVEKAINEEKEKSNARLDGILDQLAKSNQSISTLKEELLSKGIEASKRQDEMVKLKEDLDVGIRERSFIREEKVHLSGELEKRQIEILNLEKQVVELSNSLELKGKSLEEAQNLVKKLQTQLSERENVLARFETQGTNLAEILERNSQTGDSLQREREQLIRTLEERISEVEEMKSHREILAKKLKSKDKKVKELEEEKSSIINSLKIKHEELDAIMEDRSNIMAELKLRQIEVSKLKDENTSLSSLVEGKDGKREKEITKLLSRLKGSEQDLALTRKLLKTKGAMSGKAVQVAESMQQEVTAKRGELDALQNRIHWLTESLNNASKDARYYERKSSELSEKVNQLTMNRDQLEDELGTARELCSDLKKKLNHMEQALEKAALKHADSQGIIEKMEQEMARLKLKHSLEVKELERTSKAFPARADATSLIEFLTKFNSGFRWPPLTIQPNYSSVMMTSKQPPTLLPPTQAQQPDVVELDTGQQEVSAQSLKARLMSQQKNDFSAKKNEEVTDDLRLLLNEVRSLISSFQAHVSQISTPVTTPGLMFAAQGASAPERGPSKHEPTCPNEGDLEKGQVSLAPAENKEQGKEHPKVRHGKHAKERHSRSKDVAMKRSADIESDSSQSTDVNSRVSNNYELEDTNECFELPLHSSSPKRENAASVVSSQTPDSVHSPLTLSDDSYGSDVASLLVDQSTFTGNTVVARDLLNAPLSYRPGSASSSAPSSQRGSNKMSYAVPTKTKCRRPVPQRLQRGQDDERNRDLFGAEDWTTHRYQQEQQRNDDWLPNGKTSSDSEPVYRRAEMILQSLAQTGAQLTKKNREIEHLLKEQDKKIRKCRKNEHNIHALLS from the exons AGAAAGTGAATCATCGGGACAGTTGAGACTGATTCATCAACTTGAAGCTGGATTAAGGAATCAACAGCAAGTCATAGACACGAAGGATGAG AGTTTGAGTTCCATGCAGACCAACATTAAGCAACTCGAAGAAGACCTTGCAGCACACAAATCTTTTCTTGATAAAGTCAGAAGAATCGTTTCGGAAGAGGATCGAAAGAGATTCCGTTCTAGCCTAGTTACCAGTGCACTGGAGAGCACGGCCACAGTGAGACATATTGGAGATGCTTTGGTTGAGTTGATACAAAAATGCTTCTTTGATGATGACAAGGAGAAGAAAACGTTGCGATCTTCGCTTGATCAG GTGGAGGATGAGTTCAAGAGAAGCAGAGAATTGTCAGAAATTAAACACGAGAAAGTACAAGAGGAACATAAAGCCAG AATGTCGAAGCTGGAAGAAGAACACAATCAAGCTTTGGAGCTAACAGCCAACAGAGCAGCGCTTGTCAAAAAAGAGCTGGAAAGTTTACAGCAAGAAACGGCAAAAATGAA AGAAACACATAAATGCATTGTGTCGACTATGGAAGATAAAACAAGAAACCTGGAGTTAGAGCTTGAAAAGGCTGGAAAAACAAATTATGAAACGACTGTTACATTGGAGGCGAAG TGCAAAGAACTTGAGTACTCTGTCCGAGACTTGAAATCAGATCTTCAAAGAGCAAAGGACGAAGAACAGTCACTGTACTCTCGGCTTTCCCAAGAACAAGCGACAGTGTTAACTCTGAACGAGAAAGTACGAAACACAGAGAAGCTGCGCCATGAAGCCGAGGAAAAAGCAGACGATCTGTCCAAGAAATTAACCAGCCTTAAGGAAAAGTACAACGTAGAGACACAAACTTTACATGAAAGCATTGTCGAAAAAGAAAAGCTGATAAAAGAAATTCGTGAAGAGGCTATAAGGCTTCGAGGATGCGAAGTTGAAAAAGCTATCAACGAGGAAAAAGAGAAGTCGAATGCCAGACTCGATGGTATTCTCGATCAGCTAGCGAAGTCGAATCAAAGTATTTCTACTTTGAAGGAGGAATTACTCTCGAAGGGAATCGAAGCGTcaaaacggcaagatgaaatggTTAAATTAAAAGAGGACTTGGATGTAGGAATAAGAGAAAGGAGTtttataagagaagaaaaagtcCATTTATCTGGTGAATTAGAAAAGCGacaaattgagattttaaatTTAGAAAAGCAAGTTGTTGAGCTCTCCAATTCTTTAGAACTGAAGGGAAAGAGTTTGGAGGAAGCTCAAAACTTGGTGAAAAAACTTCAAACGCAACTCTCGGAGAGAGAAAATGTTTTGGCTAGATTTGAGACTCAAGGAACTAACCTAGCAGAGATACTGGAGAGGAACAGTCAAACAGGAGATTCGCTTCAGCGGGAAAGAGAGCAGCTGATTCGAACTCTAGAGGAAAGAATCAGTGAGGTTGAAGAGATGAAGAGCCACCGAGAAATCCTTGCTAAGAAATTAAAGAGCAAAGACAAAAAAGTCAAAGAATTAGAGGAAGAAAAATCATCGATAATAAACAGCTTGAAAATCAAGCACGAAGAACTAGATGCAATAATGGAAGACAGAAGCAATATCATGGCTGAGTTAAAATTACGGCAAATTGAAGTGTCAAAGTTGAAGGACGAAAACACGTCGTTAAGTTCACTTGTTGAAGGCAAAGATGGAAAGCGTGAGAAAGAAATCACCAAATTACTTTCTCGTCTGAAAG GTTCCGAACAGGATTTGGCTTTAACTCGAAAACTGCTGAAGACCAAGGGAGCTATGAGTGGCAAAG CGGTTCAGGTCGCAGAATCAATGCAGCAGGAAGTGACAGCAAAGCGCGGCGAACTGGACGCACTTCAGAACAG aatcCATTGGTTGACAGAAAGCCTCAACAATGCTTCTAAG GATGCTCGTTATTATGAAAGAAAGAGCAGCGAACTATCCGAGAAGGTGAACCAGTTGACGATGAATCGAGACCAACTGGAAGATGAGTTAGGAACGGCTCGAGAACTTTGCAGTGATCTTAAAAAGAAGTTGAACCATATGGAGCAAGCTCTCGAAAAG GCTGCATTAAAACATGCCGACTCTCAAGGCATCATTGAGAAAATGGAGCAGGAAATGGCGAGGTTGAAGCTGAAGCACTCTCTGGAAGTAAAG gaATTGGAACGAACATCAAAAGCTTTCCCAGCCAGGGCAGACGCTACATCATTGATAGAGTTTTTGACGAAATTTAATTCTGGATTTAG GTGGCCACCGCTGACCATTCAACCAAATTACAGTAGTGTTATGATGACTTCAAAGCAACCTCCAACTCTACTACCTCCAACCCAGGCACAACAACCCGACGTGGTAGAACTGGACACTGGTCAGCAAGAAGTTAGTGCGCAATCTCTAAAGGCAAGACTTATGTCCcag CAGAAAAATGATTTCTCAGCCAAAAAGAACGAGGAAGTAACCGATGATCTCAGATTATTGCTAAATGAAGTGCGCAGTCTGATCTCAAGCTTTCAAGCTCATGTCTCGCAAATATCAACCCCAGTGACAACTCCTGGTCTCATGTTTGCGGCACAAGGAGCTTCTGCCCCTGAGCGAGGCCCTTCAAAGCATGAACCTACGTGCCCTAATGAAGGTGACCTCGAGAAGGGACAAGTCTCTCTTGCCCCGGCTGAAAACAAAGAGCAAGGCAAGGAGCATCCCAAAGTAAGGCATGGAAAGCACGCAAAGGAGCGTCATTCCCGTTCCAAAGATGTAGCAATGAAACGCAGCGCAGACATTGAATCGGACTCCTCACAGTCGACAGACGTTAACTCCAGAGTCAGTAATAACTATGAACTCGAGGATACCAATGAATGCTTTGAGCTGCCATTACATAGTTCTTCACCCAAGAGAGAGAATGCGGCAAGCGTTGTGTCTTCCCAAACACCTGACAGTGTTCACTCGCCTCTCACTCTTTCTGATGACAGCTATGGTTCTGATGTCGCATCGTTGTTAGTCGACCAATCAACATTCACTGGAAATACAGTTGTAGCACGTGATCTCTTAAATGCCCCGCTGTCATACAGACCAGGATCAGCCTCGTCTTCGGCTCCTAGTAGTCAGCGGGGTTCAAACAAAATGTCTTATGCAGTACCGACCAAAACGAAATGTCGGCGCCCAGTACCTCAGAGACTACAACGAGGGCAAGATGACGAAAGAAATCGTGATTTGTTTGGGGCTGAAGACTGGACCACGCATCGAtatcaacaagaacaacaaaggAATGACG ACTGGTTACCCAACGGGAAGACATCCTCGGATAGTGAACCAGTGTACAGACGCGCTGAAATGATCTTGCAGTCTCTAGCACAAACTGGAGCGCAACTTACCAAGAAAAACAgag AAATTGAACATCTGTTAAAAGAACAAGACAAGAAAATCAGAAAGTGTCGTAAAAATGAGCACAACATCCACGCTCTGTTGTCCTGA
- the LOC136916401 gene encoding coiled-coil domain-containing protein 158-like isoform X6, translating to MCREFSGSGTGVGNVRAVSSGFSDPPFQSAGLRETNAQMDDLKRKLKMTTELCAKQDAYYRGVVSDLENQIKESIAGRDHVLAIRESESSGQLRLIHQLEAGLRNQQQVIDTKDESLSSMQTNIKQLEEDLAAHKSFLDKVRRIVSEEDRKRFRSSLVTSALESTATVRHIGDALVELIQKCFFDDDKEKKTLRSSLDQVEDEFKRSRELSEIKHEKVQEEHKARMSKLEEEHNQALELTANRAALVKKELESLQQETAKMKETHKCIVSTMEDKTRNLELELEKAGKTNYETTVTLEAKCKELEYSVRDLKSDLQRAKDEEQSLYSRLSQEQATVLTLNEKVRNTEKLRHEAEEKADDLSKKLTSLKEKYNVETQTLHESIVEKEKLIKEIREEAIRLRGCEVEKAINEEKEKSNARLDGILDQLAKSNQSISTLKEELLSKGIEASKRQDEMVKLKEDLDVGIRERSFIREEKVHLSGELEKRQIEILNLEKQVVELSNSLELKGKSLEEAQNLVKKLQTQLSERENVLARFETQGTNLAEILERNSQTGDSLQREREQLIRTLEERISEVEEMKSHREILAKKLKSKDKKVKELEEEKSSIINSLKIKHEELDAIMEDRSNIMAELKLRQIEVSKLKDENTSLSSLVEGKDGKREKEITKLLSRLKGSEQDLALTRKLLKTKGAMSGKAVQVAESMQQEVTAKRGELDALQNRIHWLTESLNNASKDARYYERKSSELSEKVNQLTMNRDQLEDELGTARELCSDLKKKLNHMEQALEKAALKHADSQGIIEKMEQEMARLKLKHSLEVKELERTSKAFPARADATSLIEFLTKFNSGFRWPPLTIQPNYSSVMMTSKQPPTLLPPTQAQQPDVVELDTGQQEVSAQSLKARLMSQQKNDFSAKKNEEVTDDLRLLLNEVRSLISSFQAHVSQISTPVTTPGLMFAAQGASAPERGPSKHEPTCPNEGDLEKGQVSLAPAENKEQGKEHPKVRHGKHAKERHSRSKDVAMKRSADIESDSSQSTDVNSRVSNNYELEDTNECFELPLHSSSPKRENAASVVSSQTPDSVHSPLTLSDDSYGSDVASLLVDQSTFTGNTVVARDLLNAPLSYRPGSASSSAPSSQRGSNKMSYAVPTKTKCRRPVPQRLQRGQDDERNRDLFGAEDWTTHRYQQEQQRNDDWLPNGKTSSDSEPVYRRAEMILQSLAQTGAQLTKKNREIEHLLKEQDKKIRKCRKNEHNIHALLS from the exons AGAAAGTGAATCATCGGGACAGTTGAGACTGATTCATCAACTTGAAGCTGGATTAAGGAATCAACAGCAAGTCATAGACACGAAGGATGAG AGTTTGAGTTCCATGCAGACCAACATTAAGCAACTCGAAGAAGACCTTGCAGCACACAAATCTTTTCTTGATAAAGTCAGAAGAATCGTTTCGGAAGAGGATCGAAAGAGATTCCGTTCTAGCCTAGTTACCAGTGCACTGGAGAGCACGGCCACAGTGAGACATATTGGAGATGCTTTGGTTGAGTTGATACAAAAATGCTTCTTTGATGATGACAAGGAGAAGAAAACGTTGCGATCTTCGCTTGATCAG GTGGAGGATGAGTTCAAGAGAAGCAGAGAATTGTCAGAAATTAAACACGAGAAAGTACAAGAGGAACATAAAGCCAG AATGTCGAAGCTGGAAGAAGAACACAATCAAGCTTTGGAGCTAACAGCCAACAGAGCAGCGCTTGTCAAAAAAGAGCTGGAAAGTTTACAGCAAGAAACGGCAAAAATGAA AGAAACACATAAATGCATTGTGTCGACTATGGAAGATAAAACAAGAAACCTGGAGTTAGAGCTTGAAAAGGCTGGAAAAACAAATTATGAAACGACTGTTACATTGGAGGCGAAG TGCAAAGAACTTGAGTACTCTGTCCGAGACTTGAAATCAGATCTTCAAAGAGCAAAGGACGAAGAACAGTCACTGTACTCTCGGCTTTCCCAAGAACAAGCGACAGTGTTAACTCTGAACGAGAAAGTACGAAACACAGAGAAGCTGCGCCATGAAGCCGAGGAAAAAGCAGACGATCTGTCCAAGAAATTAACCAGCCTTAAGGAAAAGTACAACGTAGAGACACAAACTTTACATGAAAGCATTGTCGAAAAAGAAAAGCTGATAAAAGAAATTCGTGAAGAGGCTATAAGGCTTCGAGGATGCGAAGTTGAAAAAGCTATCAACGAGGAAAAAGAGAAGTCGAATGCCAGACTCGATGGTATTCTCGATCAGCTAGCGAAGTCGAATCAAAGTATTTCTACTTTGAAGGAGGAATTACTCTCGAAGGGAATCGAAGCGTcaaaacggcaagatgaaatggTTAAATTAAAAGAGGACTTGGATGTAGGAATAAGAGAAAGGAGTtttataagagaagaaaaagtcCATTTATCTGGTGAATTAGAAAAGCGacaaattgagattttaaatTTAGAAAAGCAAGTTGTTGAGCTCTCCAATTCTTTAGAACTGAAGGGAAAGAGTTTGGAGGAAGCTCAAAACTTGGTGAAAAAACTTCAAACGCAACTCTCGGAGAGAGAAAATGTTTTGGCTAGATTTGAGACTCAAGGAACTAACCTAGCAGAGATACTGGAGAGGAACAGTCAAACAGGAGATTCGCTTCAGCGGGAAAGAGAGCAGCTGATTCGAACTCTAGAGGAAAGAATCAGTGAGGTTGAAGAGATGAAGAGCCACCGAGAAATCCTTGCTAAGAAATTAAAGAGCAAAGACAAAAAAGTCAAAGAATTAGAGGAAGAAAAATCATCGATAATAAACAGCTTGAAAATCAAGCACGAAGAACTAGATGCAATAATGGAAGACAGAAGCAATATCATGGCTGAGTTAAAATTACGGCAAATTGAAGTGTCAAAGTTGAAGGACGAAAACACGTCGTTAAGTTCACTTGTTGAAGGCAAAGATGGAAAGCGTGAGAAAGAAATCACCAAATTACTTTCTCGTCTGAAAG GTTCCGAACAGGATTTGGCTTTAACTCGAAAACTGCTGAAGACCAAGGGAGCTATGAGTGGCAAAG CGGTTCAGGTCGCAGAATCAATGCAGCAGGAAGTGACAGCAAAGCGCGGCGAACTGGACGCACTTCAGAACAG aatcCATTGGTTGACAGAAAGCCTCAACAATGCTTCTAAG GATGCTCGTTATTATGAAAGAAAGAGCAGCGAACTATCCGAGAAGGTGAACCAGTTGACGATGAATCGAGACCAACTGGAAGATGAGTTAGGAACGGCTCGAGAACTTTGCAGTGATCTTAAAAAGAAGTTGAACCATATGGAGCAAGCTCTCGAAAAG GCTGCATTAAAACATGCCGACTCTCAAGGCATCATTGAGAAAATGGAGCAGGAAATGGCGAGGTTGAAGCTGAAGCACTCTCTGGAAGTAAAG gaATTGGAACGAACATCAAAAGCTTTCCCAGCCAGGGCAGACGCTACATCATTGATAGAGTTTTTGACGAAATTTAATTCTGGATTTAG GTGGCCACCGCTGACCATTCAACCAAATTACAGTAGTGTTATGATGACTTCAAAGCAACCTCCAACTCTACTACCTCCAACCCAGGCACAACAACCCGACGTGGTAGAACTGGACACTGGTCAGCAAGAAGTTAGTGCGCAATCTCTAAAGGCAAGACTTATGTCCcag CAGAAAAATGATTTCTCAGCCAAAAAGAACGAGGAAGTAACCGATGATCTCAGATTATTGCTAAATGAAGTGCGCAGTCTGATCTCAAGCTTTCAAGCTCATGTCTCGCAAATATCAACCCCAGTGACAACTCCTGGTCTCATGTTTGCGGCACAAGGAGCTTCTGCCCCTGAGCGAGGCCCTTCAAAGCATGAACCTACGTGCCCTAATGAAGGTGACCTCGAGAAGGGACAAGTCTCTCTTGCCCCGGCTGAAAACAAAGAGCAAGGCAAGGAGCATCCCAAAGTAAGGCATGGAAAGCACGCAAAGGAGCGTCATTCCCGTTCCAAAGATGTAGCAATGAAACGCAGCGCAGACATTGAATCGGACTCCTCACAGTCGACAGACGTTAACTCCAGAGTCAGTAATAACTATGAACTCGAGGATACCAATGAATGCTTTGAGCTGCCATTACATAGTTCTTCACCCAAGAGAGAGAATGCGGCAAGCGTTGTGTCTTCCCAAACACCTGACAGTGTTCACTCGCCTCTCACTCTTTCTGATGACAGCTATGGTTCTGATGTCGCATCGTTGTTAGTCGACCAATCAACATTCACTGGAAATACAGTTGTAGCACGTGATCTCTTAAATGCCCCGCTGTCATACAGACCAGGATCAGCCTCGTCTTCGGCTCCTAGTAGTCAGCGGGGTTCAAACAAAATGTCTTATGCAGTACCGACCAAAACGAAATGTCGGCGCCCAGTACCTCAGAGACTACAACGAGGGCAAGATGACGAAAGAAATCGTGATTTGTTTGGGGCTGAAGACTGGACCACGCATCGAtatcaacaagaacaacaaaggAATGACG ACTGGTTACCCAACGGGAAGACATCCTCGGATAGTGAACCAGTGTACAGACGCGCTGAAATGATCTTGCAGTCTCTAGCACAAACTGGAGCGCAACTTACCAAGAAAAACAgag AAATTGAACATCTGTTAAAAGAACAAGACAAGAAAATCAGAAAGTGTCGTAAAAATGAGCACAACATCCACGCTCTGTTGTCCTGA
- the LOC136916404 gene encoding CUB domain-containing protein 2-like isoform X1, translating to MSQEMTAFYRFACLIILFRKCLTEVLQEECEVHLTNLNGTITSLSSTPNQTDSPSKFSCKWNIQLKDATKHRHVELQFTVFVLSASLPHCSDGDYVELFIGCKNSTSIGKFCGHTPLPIIYSFDHCLQVVLHIHSAAGGRTRPEFSAFYNQRLLSKAVSPEYYGCGKDLHSKARHGNVFSPHWPLPYPNYVDCVWHIITGPRLHVKLIFYDFDVRLTHLCEVDFVKVNAGAEFDRRGYTSDKRNCGRRGPFALTLREDSIYIHFKSGPTSGNRGFMAGFLAYEIDDQENNSQVVIVLGVIFSILFALAGRTLLAKILQRNKLDKNSSFRRLRKSIKSVRALWRGTHELERRESVAARWKTSFSDSEMEEERSPRTTPPKSVTFKKVTPGRMNESAKTYYITKSTKYSIDEMPRR from the exons ATGTCGCAGGAAATGACAGCGTTTTATCGTTTCGCGTGTTTGATCATTCTGTTTAGAAAATGCTTAACGGAAGTCCTTCAAGAAG AATGCGAAGTACACCTGACAAATCTTAACGGAACCATAACAAGTCTCTCTTCAACCCCAAACCAAACTGACTCACCGTCAAAATTCTCTTGCAAGTGGAATATCCAACTGAAGGATGCTACGAAGCATCGCCACGTGGAGTTACAATTCACAGTTTTTGTCTTGTCAGCTTCTCTGCCGCATTGCTCAGACGGCGATTATGTCGAATTATTTATCGGCTGCAAGAACTCGACATCCATAGGAAAGTTCTGTGGCCACACACCATTGCCTATCATTTACTCGTTCGATCACTGCCTTCAAGTCGTGCTTCACATACATTCTGCAGCTGGAGGCAGGACCCGTCCCGAATTCTCAGCTTTTTATAATCAGCGCTTGCTTTCCAAAG CTGTATCCCCAGAATATT ATGGCTGCGGTAAAGATCTTCACTCCAAGGCAAGGCATGGAAATGTTTTTTCTCCACATTGGCCTCTTCCCTACCCCAATTATGTTGACTGTGTGTGGCACATAATCACCGGGCCTCGCTTACACGTAAAGCTGATATTCTATGATTTCGACGTCAGGTTGACTCATTTATGCGAGGTCGACTTTGTTAAGGTGAACGCTGGAG CCGAGTTTGACCGGAGAGGATATACAAGCGACAAAAGAAACTGTGGAAGGAGAGGGCCATTTGCTCTTACACTTAGAGAGGACTCCATTTACATTCACTTCAAGAGCGGACCGACGTCAGGAAATCGAGGCTTCATGGCCGGGTTTTTGGCCTACGAAATCG ACGATCAGGAAAACAACTCGCAAGTTGTAATTGTCCTTGGTGTCATATTTTCTATTCTGTTTGCCCTTGCGGGTAGAACCCTTCTTGCAAAGATACTACAAAGGAACAAGTTGGATAAAAATTCTTCCTTTCGTCGGTTGAGAAAGAGTATCAAATCGGTAAGGGCCTTGTGGCGAGGAACGCATGAGCTCGAGAGACGAGAGTCAGTGGCTGCTCGATGGAAAACGTCATTCTCGGACTCCGAAATGGAAGAGGAGCGGTCACCAAGAACAACGCCTCCAAAATCTGTAACGTTTAAAAAGGTTACGCCAGGGCGAATGAACGAGTCAGCAAAAACATATTATATCACAAAATCAACCAAATATTCCATAGACGAAATGCCTAGACGCTGA
- the LOC136916408 gene encoding sushi, von Willebrand factor type A, EGF and pentraxin domain-containing protein 1-like, which translates to MFRSNSTRSIAMVSLFISVAATVVYLTNGEKVIDGSINLKRHPVYGVAFANFVAHKFHYLDTSPLLTESVNELRECASLCVDHFSCFSFNGALVRDLEEKFLCQLLSSDKYNNSSHFVASQKFHHFSIKTPCSNEPCMNGARCVAKYEDNDYQCSCAPGYTGRHCQTDVDECSSSPCLNSGSCSDHINSYTCNCLAGFTGINCETNINECLSQPCLNGGTCVDGINMFRCNCIQHTAGLTCATINVKDPIAFYPLNATYALKDSTGNQPDGITSNVQFAVGPDGNPQGSYQFFGVVSSYVELPNNGGLDIMHSMTLVMWVYSEGIDGPLFNYRPSGNWATQFWVNGGQFFTRFVKRNYEFVDPLISSVITTKRWYYVGTSYDYNTGLARLWVDGVEVHQLNVGIYTLATVGNVRIGVKSDDNRYFKGRVSKVQVYNVALTLEQVQAVKYRG; encoded by the exons ATGTTTCGCTCGAACTCAACACGGTCGATTGCAATGGTCTCTCTCTTTATCTCAGTTGCAGCTACCGTCGTGTATCTAACAAATGGTGAAAAGGTTATCGATGGCTCGATTAATTTGAAACGGCATCCAGTCTATGGTGTTGCCTTTGCGAATTTTGTAGCACATAAATTCCATTATCTGGACACTTCTCCTTTGCTTACAGAATCAGTGAACGAACTGCGCGAATGCGCCAGCCTTTGTGTCGATCACTTTTCGTGCTTCTCGTTCAACGGCGCTTTAGTTCGTGACTTGGAAGAAAAGTTCTTGTGCCAACTGTTATCAAGCGATAAATATAACAATTCAAGTCATTTTGTTGCAAGCCAGAAATTTCACCATTTCAGTATTAAG ACTCCTTGCTCAAACGAGCCTTGTATGAACGGAGCGCGCTGTGTTGCGAAGTACGAGGATAATGATTATCAGTGCtcttgtgctcctggatacacTGGACGCCACTGTCAAACAG ATGTAGACGAGTGTTCAAGTTCTCCTTGTCTGAATTCTGGTTCCTGTTCTGACCACATAAATTCCTACACTTGCAACTGTCTGGCAGGATTTACCGGTATCAACTGCGAGACAA ACATCAATGAATGCCTTAGTCAACCATGTTTGAATGGCGGAACTTGTGTTGACGGAATCAACATGTTTCGATGCAATTGCATTCAACATACAGCTGGACTAACTTGCGCGACAATAA ATGTTAAAGACCCTATTGCCTTTTACCCGTTGAATGCAACTTACGCCTTAAAAGATTCAACAGGAAATCAACCCGATGGAATTACGTCAAATGTTCAATTTGCTGTGGGACCCGATGGCAATCCCCAAGGCTCGTACCAATTCTTCGGCGTTGTTAGCAGCTACGTTGAGCTACCAAACAATGGAGGCTTGGACATAATGCATTCAATGACACTTGTTATGTGGGTGTATTCCGAAGGAATCGATGGACCACTTTTCAACTATAGGCCTTCGGGGAACTGGGCAACTCAATTCTGGGTAAACGGAGGCCAATTTTTCACTCGCTTTGTCAAAAGAAATTACGAATTCGTTGATCCACTGATATCATCAGTTATTACTACAAAGAGATGGTACTATGTTGGCACGTCTTATGACTACAACACTGGACTCGCAAGACTGTGGGTGGACGGAGTAGAGGTCCATCAACTTAATGTTGGAATCTATACCCTAGCTACCGTAGGCAATGTCAGAATCGGTGTAAAAAGTGACGACAACCGATATTTCAAGGGACGAGTTTCAAAGGTTCAAGTGTACAACGTGGCACTAACCTTGGAGCAAGTCCAGGCGGTGAAATATAGAGGATGA
- the LOC136916404 gene encoding CUB domain-containing protein 2-like isoform X2, with product MSQEMTAFYRFACLIILFRKCLTEVLQEECEVHLTNLNGTITSLSSTPNQTDSPSKFSCKWNIQLKDATKHRHVELQFTVFVLSASLPHCSDGDYVELFIGCKNSTSIGKFCGHTPLPIIYSFDHCLQVVLHIHSAAGGRTRPEFSAFYNQRLLSKAVSPEYYGCGKDLHSKARHGNVFSPHWPLPYPNYVDCVWHIITGPRLHVKLIFYDFDVRLTHLCEVDFVKVNAGAEFDRRGYTSDKRNCGRRGPFALTLREDSIYIHFKSGPTSGNRGFMAGFLAYEIE from the exons ATGTCGCAGGAAATGACAGCGTTTTATCGTTTCGCGTGTTTGATCATTCTGTTTAGAAAATGCTTAACGGAAGTCCTTCAAGAAG AATGCGAAGTACACCTGACAAATCTTAACGGAACCATAACAAGTCTCTCTTCAACCCCAAACCAAACTGACTCACCGTCAAAATTCTCTTGCAAGTGGAATATCCAACTGAAGGATGCTACGAAGCATCGCCACGTGGAGTTACAATTCACAGTTTTTGTCTTGTCAGCTTCTCTGCCGCATTGCTCAGACGGCGATTATGTCGAATTATTTATCGGCTGCAAGAACTCGACATCCATAGGAAAGTTCTGTGGCCACACACCATTGCCTATCATTTACTCGTTCGATCACTGCCTTCAAGTCGTGCTTCACATACATTCTGCAGCTGGAGGCAGGACCCGTCCCGAATTCTCAGCTTTTTATAATCAGCGCTTGCTTTCCAAAG CTGTATCCCCAGAATATT ATGGCTGCGGTAAAGATCTTCACTCCAAGGCAAGGCATGGAAATGTTTTTTCTCCACATTGGCCTCTTCCCTACCCCAATTATGTTGACTGTGTGTGGCACATAATCACCGGGCCTCGCTTACACGTAAAGCTGATATTCTATGATTTCGACGTCAGGTTGACTCATTTATGCGAGGTCGACTTTGTTAAGGTGAACGCTGGAG CCGAGTTTGACCGGAGAGGATATACAAGCGACAAAAGAAACTGTGGAAGGAGAGGGCCATTTGCTCTTACACTTAGAGAGGACTCCATTTACATTCACTTCAAGAGCGGACCGACGTCAGGAAATCGAGGCTTCATGGCCGGGTTTTTGGCCTACGAAATCG AATGA